A single genomic interval of Demequina sp. NBRC 110054 harbors:
- a CDS encoding dienelactone hydrolase family protein translates to MATVVLVHSALGLTSHVRQWAEILEQDGHDVLALDMFDGRTFDDVETAVAHIDARGPDHWIPRAREMTSGLKGPRIYAGFSLGATLATALALTDPEARGLIAMHDAVAPSRFGVEAWPEGLRVQLHHSEDDPWVDPDERAAFLALAGDACEEFLYPGDAHLFGFEGWHEYDDAASHDMYERLTDFLAEFDA, encoded by the coding sequence ATGGCGACTGTGGTCCTTGTCCACTCGGCGCTCGGGCTCACGTCCCACGTGCGACAGTGGGCCGAGATCCTCGAGCAGGACGGCCACGACGTCCTCGCGCTCGACATGTTCGACGGTCGCACCTTCGATGACGTGGAGACCGCCGTCGCCCACATCGACGCGAGGGGCCCGGATCACTGGATTCCGCGCGCCCGCGAGATGACCTCCGGGCTCAAGGGGCCTCGCATCTACGCGGGCTTCTCGCTCGGGGCCACGCTCGCGACGGCGCTCGCGCTGACCGACCCGGAAGCGAGGGGGCTGATCGCGATGCACGATGCGGTGGCCCCCTCGCGCTTCGGCGTCGAGGCGTGGCCCGAGGGCCTGCGCGTGCAGCTTCACCACTCGGAGGACGACCCGTGGGTCGACCCCGACGAGCGCGCGGCCTTCCTCGCGCTCGCGGGCGACGCATGCGAGGAGTTCCTCTATCCCGGCGACGCGCACCTGTTCGGGTTCGAGGGCTGGCACGAGTACGACGACGCAGCCTCGCACGACATGTACGAGCGCCTCACCGACTTCCTCGCGGAGTTCGACGCCTGA
- a CDS encoding TetR/AcrR family transcriptional regulator has protein sequence MTATQPATRDVRSAILAAATALFEQHGPDGLSMRQIAREIGYSATTIYLHFRDKDDLMQAVCTSGFAEFGAQMEAAGQGPEPFAERLRAVGLAYVDFAFARPMHYDVMFVRPKEWTLPDGGEDPSFLGMVAMMEAAQASGEIRPGSAREQAAGVWSALHGVVSLALAMHGSVDILEPQAVRARAAHAVELHLADLTAPPLT, from the coding sequence ATGACCGCCACACAGCCCGCGACACGCGACGTCCGCTCGGCGATCCTCGCCGCAGCGACCGCGCTGTTCGAGCAGCACGGCCCCGACGGGCTGTCCATGCGCCAGATCGCGCGCGAGATCGGCTACTCGGCGACCACCATCTACCTGCACTTCCGCGACAAGGACGACCTGATGCAGGCAGTGTGCACGTCTGGTTTCGCGGAGTTCGGGGCACAGATGGAGGCGGCCGGGCAGGGTCCTGAACCATTCGCCGAGCGGCTACGCGCCGTCGGCCTCGCCTACGTGGACTTCGCGTTCGCGCGCCCGATGCACTACGACGTCATGTTCGTCCGGCCCAAGGAGTGGACGCTTCCCGACGGCGGCGAGGATCCCAGCTTCCTCGGCATGGTCGCCATGATGGAGGCCGCCCAGGCGTCGGGAGAGATCCGCCCTGGCAGTGCGCGTGAGCAGGCGGCTGGTGTCTGGTCCGCCCTGCACGGCGTCGTCTCGCTTGCGCTCGCCATGCACGGCTCCGTCGACATCCTCGAACCCCAGGCGGTGCGCGCTCGCGCCGCCCACGCCGTCGAGCTGCACCTTGCGGATCTCACGGCACCACCCCTGACCTGA
- a CDS encoding NAD-dependent epimerase/dehydratase family protein — protein sequence MTTHVVLGTGTIGAPLIRELTARGQRVLAVNRSGSRAGIPAGTELLVGDLSDPDFARRALRDADVAYQLTMPPYHRWQQAFPTLATSVLEAASATATRLVLGDNLYSYGPPDGPLSNANPERPTTVKGRVRQSIAHEALEAHRAGRVVVALTRPSNFFGADYALTRDLLVGPALRGARMSVLGRLDQPHAFGYPPDIARAMADIGDSDDAWGRSWVVPALEPLTQGDLCARIWRRAGQHGRPKVAALRGLPLRMVGLFSAQLRASAEMVYEFDRPFLVDAHEFEARFGWSATPVDEAIDATVTGIKRGLASASSV from the coding sequence ATGACCACCCACGTCGTCCTCGGCACCGGCACGATCGGCGCCCCACTCATCCGCGAACTCACCGCACGCGGCCAGCGTGTCCTCGCGGTCAACCGCTCCGGCTCACGCGCCGGCATACCCGCCGGCACGGAACTGCTGGTCGGAGACCTCTCCGACCCCGACTTCGCCCGTCGCGCCTTGCGAGACGCGGACGTGGCATACCAGCTCACCATGCCGCCCTACCACCGGTGGCAGCAGGCGTTCCCGACCCTTGCCACGTCAGTGCTCGAGGCCGCGAGCGCCACCGCGACCCGCCTGGTCCTCGGCGACAATCTGTACTCCTACGGGCCCCCAGACGGTCCGCTGAGCAACGCCAACCCCGAGCGGCCCACGACGGTCAAGGGACGCGTCCGCCAGTCGATCGCGCACGAGGCCCTCGAGGCCCACCGTGCCGGGCGGGTCGTGGTCGCGCTCACCCGGCCCTCGAACTTCTTCGGCGCCGACTACGCGCTCACCCGTGACCTCCTGGTCGGCCCCGCGCTGCGCGGCGCCCGCATGTCGGTGCTCGGGCGGCTCGACCAGCCCCACGCGTTCGGCTACCCGCCGGACATCGCCCGCGCCATGGCGGACATCGGCGACTCGGACGATGCCTGGGGCCGCTCGTGGGTGGTCCCCGCGCTCGAGCCCCTCACGCAAGGGGACCTGTGCGCGCGGATCTGGCGCCGCGCAGGGCAGCATGGACGGCCCAAGGTCGCCGCGCTGCGAGGGCTGCCGCTGCGGATGGTGGGGCTCTTCTCCGCCCAGCTCCGCGCGAGCGCCGAGATGGTCTACGAGTTCGACCGCCCCTTCCTGGTGGACGCGCACGAGTTCGAGGCGCGCTTCGGCTGGTCGGCGACGCCCGTGGACGAGGCGATCGACGCGACCGTCACTGGCATCAAGAGGGGCCTCGCCTCAGCATCGTCCGTCTGA
- a CDS encoding ATP-binding protein: MTAWRIRDAHPEDLEEVVRLWERSRAAGVEPVYALAEVLHSAQQDDAVVATVGDEVVGAAVGRRAHNQAWVVFHAVDEEWHGRGIGAGLLGALESRVAEDGVTTVSALVPAEQDYLDAYRDAGFAEKKAVRYLERRLPVQREERGPLAELGGRVLPRGLWDAVGGMSHEKALLEKRLVLPLAQPDLADRFGVAPPRAVVLFGPPGTGKTTFAKAVASRLEWSFVEVFPSRLAADPKGLAGALRETFTQIDELEHAVVLIDEVEEIASHRRGDPPSPLQGVTNELLKIIPAFRERPDRLLVCATNFIRSLDSAFLRHGRFDYVIPIGLPDAEARTAIWERFIPPAAGEVDLAQLVAASEGFTPADIEFAARRASQSALEKAVVDAAAADGPTTSDYLEAIGATRATVAPEVVAEFEEDIESVARL; encoded by the coding sequence ATGACCGCGTGGCGGATCCGCGACGCCCATCCCGAGGACCTCGAGGAGGTCGTGCGCCTCTGGGAGCGTTCGCGCGCTGCCGGCGTCGAGCCGGTCTACGCGCTCGCCGAGGTGCTCCACTCGGCGCAGCAGGACGATGCGGTGGTCGCGACGGTCGGCGACGAGGTCGTGGGCGCCGCGGTCGGGCGACGCGCGCACAACCAGGCCTGGGTGGTCTTCCACGCGGTCGACGAGGAGTGGCACGGGCGCGGGATCGGCGCAGGACTTCTCGGCGCGCTCGAGTCCAGGGTCGCAGAGGACGGCGTCACCACCGTCTCCGCCCTGGTCCCCGCCGAGCAGGACTACCTCGACGCGTACCGCGACGCGGGCTTCGCGGAGAAGAAGGCCGTGCGCTACCTCGAGCGCCGGCTGCCCGTGCAGCGCGAGGAGCGCGGGCCGCTCGCGGAGCTGGGAGGCCGGGTGCTTCCGCGCGGGCTGTGGGACGCGGTCGGGGGCATGAGCCACGAGAAGGCGCTGCTCGAGAAGCGCCTCGTGCTGCCATTGGCCCAGCCGGACCTGGCCGACCGCTTCGGCGTCGCCCCGCCCCGCGCGGTCGTCCTGTTCGGGCCCCCCGGCACCGGCAAGACGACCTTCGCGAAGGCCGTCGCGTCGCGGCTCGAGTGGTCGTTCGTCGAGGTCTTCCCGTCACGCCTGGCGGCCGACCCCAAGGGACTCGCGGGGGCGCTCCGCGAGACGTTCACGCAGATCGACGAGCTCGAGCACGCCGTGGTCCTGATCGACGAGGTCGAGGAGATCGCGTCCCATCGCCGCGGGGACCCGCCCTCGCCGCTGCAGGGCGTGACGAACGAGCTGCTCAAGATCATCCCGGCCTTCCGCGAGCGCCCCGACCGACTGCTGGTGTGCGCCACCAACTTCATCCGATCGCTCGACTCGGCGTTCCTCAGGCATGGGCGCTTCGACTACGTCATCCCGATCGGGCTGCCCGACGCCGAGGCGCGCACCGCGATCTGGGAGCGGTTCATCCCGCCGGCCGCTGGCGAGGTCGACCTCGCACAGCTCGTCGCCGCGTCGGAGGGCTTCACCCCCGCGGACATCGAGTTCGCCGCGAGGCGCGCCTCCCAGTCGGCGCTCGAGAAGGCCGTGGTCGATGCCGCGGCGGCGGACGGTCCGACCACCTCCGACTACCTCGAGGCGATCGGAGCGACGCGCGCGACCGTCGCACCCGAGGTGGTCGCGGAGTTCGAGGAGGACATCGAGTCCGTCGCGCGACTGTAG